From a single Thermothielavioides terrestris NRRL 8126 chromosome 1, complete sequence genomic region:
- a CDS encoding glycoside hydrolase family 61 protein yields the protein MLLTSVLGSAALLASGAAAHGAVTSYIIAGKNYPGYQGFSPANSPNVIQWQWHDYNPVLSCSDSKLRCNGGTSATLNATAAPGDTITAIWAQWTHSQGPILVWMYKCPGSFSSCDGSGAGWFKIDEAGFHGDGVKVFLDTENPSGWDIAKLVGGNKQWSSKVPEGLAPGNYLVRHELIALHQANNPQFYPECAQVVITGSGTAQPDASYKAAIPGYCNQNDPNIKVPINDHSIPQTYKIPGPPVFKGTASKKARDFTA from the exons ATGCTTCTCACATCAGTCCTCGGCTCGGCTGCCCTGCTTGCTAGCGGCGCTGCGGCACACGGCGCCGTGACCAGCTACATCATCGCCGGCAAGAATTACCCGGG ATACCAAGGCTTTTCTCCTGCGAACTCGCCGAACGTCATCCAATGGCAATGGCATGACTACAACCCCGTCTTGTCGTGCAGCGACTCGAAGCTTCGCTGCAACGGCGGCACGTCGGCCACCCTGAACGCCACGGCCGCACCGGGCGACACCATCACCGCCATCTGGGCGCAGTGGACGCACAGCCAGGGCCCCATCCTGGTGTGGATGTACAAGTGCCCGGGCTCCTTCAGCTCCTGTGACGGCTCCGGCGCTGGCTGGTTCAAgatcgacgaggccggcttccacggcgacggcgtcaaGGTCTTCCTCGACACCGAGAACCCGTCCGGCTGGGACATCGCcaagctcgtcggcggcaacAAGCAGTGGAGCAGCAAGGTCCCCGAGGGCCTCGCCCCCGGCAACTACCTCGTCCGCCACGAGTTGATCGCCCTGCACCAGGCCAACAACCCGCAGTTCTACCCGGAGTGCGCCCAGGTCGTCATCACCGGCTCCGGCACCGCGCAGCCGGATGCCTCATACAAGGCGGCTATCCCCGGCTACTGCAACCAGAATGACCCGAACATCAAG GTGCCCATCAACGACCACTCCATCCCTCAGACCTACAAGATTCCCGGCCCTCCCGTCTTCAAGGGCACCGCCAGCAAGAAGGCCCGGGACTTCACCGCCTGA